Proteins co-encoded in one Christiangramia fulva genomic window:
- the leuB gene encoding 3-isopropylmalate dehydrogenase: protein MKLNIAVLPGDGIGPEITQQSVKVLNAVADRFEHEFYFEEAVVGAAAIDLLGNPLPDATLELCKKSDAVLFGAIGDPKYDNDPEAKVRPEQGLLKLRKELGLFANIRPVKAYDKLVDRSPLKAEIIKGADMVIFRELTGGIYFGEKSTSEDGRSASDLCTYSVEEIERIAHLAFKAAQLRSKKVTLVDKANVLETSRLWRKTVKEVAKEYKDVELDFLFVDNAAMQMILNPKQFDVILTENMFGDIISDEASVIGGSIGLLESASVGSKVALFEPIHGSYPQAAGKGIANPVASILSAAMLLEHFGLTTEALAVRKAVEMSIALNVCTPDINKDNHYSTAKVGDFLESVISDPEDHDINNDNLKLGQMTII from the coding sequence ATGAAATTGAATATAGCCGTACTTCCCGGCGACGGGATCGGTCCCGAAATCACACAGCAGTCAGTCAAAGTGCTGAATGCCGTTGCAGATAGATTTGAGCATGAGTTCTATTTTGAAGAAGCCGTGGTAGGGGCGGCGGCAATCGATCTGTTGGGGAATCCGCTGCCCGATGCCACACTGGAACTCTGTAAGAAATCTGACGCTGTGCTTTTTGGGGCGATCGGCGATCCGAAATACGATAATGATCCTGAAGCAAAAGTTCGGCCTGAACAGGGACTTCTGAAATTGAGAAAAGAACTCGGACTCTTTGCAAATATCCGGCCGGTCAAGGCTTATGACAAATTAGTAGATCGTTCTCCTCTTAAGGCCGAGATTATAAAAGGTGCCGATATGGTGATCTTTCGGGAGCTTACCGGCGGAATTTATTTTGGAGAAAAAAGTACTTCGGAAGATGGAAGATCGGCTTCCGACCTTTGTACTTATTCCGTTGAAGAAATTGAAAGAATTGCACACCTCGCATTTAAAGCCGCTCAGCTGCGTTCAAAAAAAGTAACACTGGTGGATAAAGCGAATGTCCTGGAAACTTCCAGGCTGTGGAGAAAAACGGTTAAAGAAGTCGCTAAAGAGTACAAAGATGTGGAACTGGATTTTCTGTTCGTCGATAACGCCGCGATGCAGATGATTTTGAATCCGAAACAATTCGACGTGATCCTCACAGAAAATATGTTTGGTGATATCATTTCAGATGAGGCCAGTGTGATTGGCGGAAGTATAGGTTTACTGGAATCGGCTTCAGTAGGATCTAAAGTGGCGCTTTTTGAGCCTATTCATGGTTCTTATCCACAAGCAGCCGGCAAGGGAATAGCAAATCCCGTAGCGTCCATCCTTTCCGCAGCCATGCTTCTGGAACATTTTGGACTCACAACCGAAGCGCTGGCAGTAAGAAAAGCGGTGGAAATGAGTATCGCGTTAAACGTGTGTACTCCCGATATTAATAAAGACAACCACTATTCAACCGCGAAAGTGGGTGATTTTCTGGAAAGTGTTATCAGCGACCCGGAAGATCATGATATTAATAATGATAATTTGAAACTTGGCCAAATGACCATTATTTAG
- the argH gene encoding argininosuccinate lyase, with translation MKLWDKGISIDKKIENFTVGNDRELDMHLAQYDLIASEAHAKMLGKVGILEEEEVKNTSSELAKLRKQLEEGNFKIEKDFEDVHSKIEYELTKALGDTGKKIHTARSRNDQVLVAMQLYFKENIQQIISKTKDLIDVLLKLADEHKEKVLPGYTHLQVAMPSSFGLWFSAYAEILIDDLYLLEAGLKVVDQNPLGSAAGYGSSFPIDREFTTKELGFSDLKYNVVAAQMSRGKCERTVTSNIASVSNTLSRFAMDICLYMSQNFDFIGFPDELTTGSSIMPHKKNPDVFELIRGKCNKLQAISNEMILITNNLPSGYHRDYQLIKENSIYSVENIKEILDIFIHSIQQIRVKKIDLSDEKYKYLFTVDSINDLVMQGKSFRDAYKEIGEQVQNNSYKPTALKDHSHLGSKDNLALDQIRKKAGI, from the coding sequence ATGAAACTCTGGGATAAAGGTATTTCGATAGACAAGAAGATTGAAAATTTCACGGTCGGCAATGATCGTGAGCTGGATATGCATTTAGCTCAATACGATTTGATCGCTTCGGAAGCGCATGCGAAGATGCTCGGGAAAGTCGGAATTTTAGAGGAAGAAGAAGTAAAAAATACTTCTTCAGAACTGGCAAAACTGAGAAAACAACTGGAAGAGGGGAATTTTAAGATCGAAAAGGACTTTGAAGACGTTCATTCCAAGATCGAATATGAGCTAACCAAAGCTTTGGGTGATACCGGAAAAAAGATCCACACAGCACGTTCAAGAAATGACCAGGTTTTGGTTGCCATGCAGCTTTATTTCAAGGAAAATATTCAACAGATCATTTCCAAAACCAAAGATTTGATCGACGTGTTACTAAAGCTTGCTGATGAGCATAAGGAAAAAGTATTGCCCGGGTATACACATTTGCAGGTGGCGATGCCATCGTCTTTCGGACTCTGGTTTTCGGCTTATGCCGAAATTCTAATCGATGATCTTTACCTGCTTGAAGCCGGCTTAAAAGTTGTGGATCAGAATCCGCTGGGATCTGCGGCCGGTTATGGGTCTTCCTTTCCGATAGACAGGGAATTCACCACCAAAGAATTGGGCTTTTCCGATCTAAAATATAATGTGGTGGCCGCCCAGATGAGTCGCGGGAAATGTGAGCGTACGGTAACTTCCAATATCGCGTCGGTTTCCAACACGCTGTCCCGTTTTGCGATGGATATCTGTCTTTATATGAGCCAGAATTTTGATTTTATCGGTTTCCCTGATGAATTGACTACGGGTTCCAGCATTATGCCTCATAAGAAGAATCCAGATGTTTTTGAGCTTATTCGTGGGAAATGCAATAAACTTCAGGCGATTTCCAACGAAATGATCCTCATCACCAATAATCTTCCGAGCGGCTATCACAGGGACTATCAGCTCATCAAGGAGAACAGTATTTATTCCGTGGAAAATATCAAGGAAATTCTGGATATTTTTATTCATTCCATTCAGCAGATCAGGGTGAAGAAAATTGACCTTTCCGATGAGAAATATAAATACCTGTTTACAGTTGACAGCATTAACGATCTGGTGATGCAGGGAAAATCGTTTCGTGACGCTTACAAGGAAATAGGGGAGCAGGTGCAGAATAATTCTTATAAACCAACCGCTTTAAAAGATCATTCTCATTTGGGAAGCAAGGATAATCTGGCGCTGGATCAAATCAGGAAGAAGGCAGGTATTTAA